From the Lysinibacillus fusiformis genome, the window ACTTGTTAGCAAGATGTCGGTGAGTATCCAACTAATACTAAACCTAGCTCACCATTCTCTTCTTCTGCATGGATCGTAACATCTGTTAATTGCGGTGCAATATCAGGATGAATTGCGACTTCGATACCTTCAATTGTTTGAATTGCATCTTCTTCTGCTGGTGCTTCTAAGCCTACACCTAAATTAACCCCACAGCAGCCTGCAATACCAAAGAAACGAAGCGTTTTAACCTCTGAATCAGCTAATACCTGTTCTAAATAATTTTTACCTTCTAGACTCATTTTCATTTGATTTTCTCTCCTTTTAATTCATGTAAGCCTTGTGTTCCAACCGGTGGCGTTTTTACCCATGGAATGGCCACAAATTGATTATTGCTGATGGATCTAACTTCTTTTAGCCATTTCGTTTCAGCTTGTTGTTTTTGAATTAATGTTGGACTTGTTGTATAGATAGATGAAAACGTTTGATTAACAACCCACCAATCAACAGATAATCCAGCACGGTGTAAATCTTCTTGTAAGCGCGAAGCTTCATAAACAGGTGTTGCTTCAGGAAGAGTTACAATGGCAACACTCGTATAAGAGGCATCACGCAACCTTGGTAACAGGTTAGAAACAGCTGGAGGAATATCCCCTTGTGAACGGCTTATTTCCCGATGATAAGCTTCTGTTGCGTCTAGTAAAAGCAACGTATGCCCTGTTGGTGCGGTATCAATAATAATGACTTCATCTTGATGATTTTCTACAACGTTAGCAAATGCTTTGAATACAGCTATTTCCTCTGTACAAGGAGAAGCCAAATCCTCTTTCACAAATGCTAAACCTTCCTCATTCATCGTTTCACTTGCCTTTGCAAGCACTTCTGCTTCATAGTTTGCCACTTCTGCTTTTGGATCAATACGACTGATCGTTAAATTATTAACGTTGTCATCTCCGAATGTCCAATCGAGGTGTGCGGCGGGATCTGTTGTAGTTAAATGTACATGAGTATCCTCTTCTGCTAATCGTAATGCAATATAAGAAGCCACAGTTGTTTTTCCAACCCCACCTTTCCCCATCGTAAAAATGAGTTTCGGTTTACGTTCTAAATAATCTGCAATCATTTCTTCTATCTCAGGAATCTTAGTTTCTTCATTTGATTCATCTGCATGTATAACTTCTTTGTCAGTCATCCATGCTTGCATACGCTCAATACTTGATAATGAGTACGGTACAAAAGGTAAGTAGAAATGCTCAAATTGATTTAGTTCTTCAGGAATTCTTGCTATTGCATCAGCTTGACGCGCAATGAAAGCCTCTTCGATATCATCAGTAGAATTGGCATTGCTCATATATCCATTAATTAGTAGAGTCTGATTTTGAATGCCTATTTCAAACAATTCGTGAGAAGCACGTGCAGCTTCCTTTAAAGGATTTTCTTCTGGGCGTGTCACTAACATTAACGTTGTTTGATTAGCATTCTTTAAACGTTCAACTGCCTCTTTATAGACTTCACGTTGTGGTTCTAGCCCTTTTAAAGGACCTAAACATGAAGTGCCAGTCGTGTTATCGTCTAGAAACGTAGACCATGCAGAAGGCAACTGTAATAATCGTAACGTATGCCCTGTAGGGGCTGTATCAAACACCACAGTGTCAAAATTCCCAATCACTGAAGTATCAGTCAATAGTGAAGCAAATTCATTAAAGGCAGCAATTTCTACTGTGCAAGCACCAGAAAGTTGTTCCTCCATATTTTGTAATACCACTTCAGGTAGTTTTCCACGGTACGGACCAACCATTTGCTCTTTGTAATGTTGTGCTGCCTGTTCAGGGTCCAAATTTATCGCAAATAAATTGTCTATGCCTTCAATTTTTGTTGGACTATTAGAAAGCGTTTGGCCAAAAATATCTTGTAAGTTGGATGCGGGGTCTGTACTAATTAAAAGTACCTTTTTCCCTTCCCTTGCAATGGCTATTGATAGGCTACAAGCAACCGATGTTTTCCCAACGCCCCCTTTCCCCGTGAAAAACAGGAATGGGGTGTCAGGGAAATGAATTCTTGTAAAGCGTTCCATCTTACGCATCTCCTTTTAGTGACAAGCGTACTTTTGGCTTTTGTAGTAATTCGTCTTCTGAAAGTCCTGACCACTGTGAAAATTGTTCATTTGTTGGATAGATTCCTTTGCAAAGTAATTCTCCATCCACAAACGTTGCAGGTAAGGCATCCATTCCTTCTGACACTAATAGTTGATTGATTGCTTCGTTTTCTACAAAAGCATTTGGCTCGTTTGTAAGATTAAATCTTTCAGCTTCTATGTTTGTTTTCTTTAAATTATTCATAATAAATGACATTCGCAATAATTCTGGGTCTATAGAAGGTCCACATAAGCCTGTAGAACAGCACATTGCTGGCTCATAGATATGAATTTTTTTCAATTTATTTCAGCTCCTCAGCTACAAATTGTTCAATGCGTTTACCAATTGCATCACGAACATTTTGGAATACAGCCCACTTCTCTTCATCAGTACCTGTCGCTTTCGCTGGATCTTCAAATCCCCAATGCTCACGACGAACGTGAGGAGGTGTCATTGGGCATTTATCAGCTGCATCCCCACATAAAGTGACAACTAATGTTGCATTGTTTAATGTCTCAAAATCAATTAAATCGGATGTATGATTTGAAATATCAACCCCTACCTCCGCCATCGCTTTAGTAGCATTCGGATTTACGCCATGTGCTTCAATACCAGCACTTTTAACTGTCCAATTGGTAGGTAGTAATTTCTTTGCCCATCCTTCAGCCATCTGACTTCGACATGAGTTTCCTGTACATAAGAAATAAAGTGTATTTGTCATAGTAATTGCTCCTTATAATTTAATGGTTTTAAAGTATTTTTTCTGCCAACGTAAGGCAACCCATACAAGTCCAATGAGGACTGGTACTTCCACTAGTGGTCCAATAACAGCGGCAAATGCCACGCCACTATGCAAGCCAAACACACCCACTGCAACAGCAATTGCTAACTCGAAGTTGTTGCTTGCAGCTGTAAAAGAAAGAGCTGCTGTGACAGGATAAGATGCACCTACTTTACGGGAAGAGAAGAATGACACAGCAAACATGATCACAAAGTAAATAAATAATGGAATAGCAATTCGCACTACATCAAGTGGCAGTTCTACTAATTGCTC encodes:
- a CDS encoding HesB-like domain-containing protein, which encodes MKMSLEGKNYLEQVLADSEVKTLRFFGIAGCCGVNLGVGLEAPAEEDAIQTIEGIEVAIHPDIAPQLTDVTIHAEEENGELGLVLVGYSPTSC
- the arsA gene encoding arsenical pump-driving ATPase codes for the protein MERFTRIHFPDTPFLFFTGKGGVGKTSVACSLSIAIAREGKKVLLISTDPASNLQDIFGQTLSNSPTKIEGIDNLFAINLDPEQAAQHYKEQMVGPYRGKLPEVVLQNMEEQLSGACTVEIAAFNEFASLLTDTSVIGNFDTVVFDTAPTGHTLRLLQLPSAWSTFLDDNTTGTSCLGPLKGLEPQREVYKEAVERLKNANQTTLMLVTRPEENPLKEAARASHELFEIGIQNQTLLINGYMSNANSTDDIEEAFIARQADAIARIPEELNQFEHFYLPFVPYSLSSIERMQAWMTDKEVIHADESNEETKIPEIEEMIADYLERKPKLIFTMGKGGVGKTTVASYIALRLAEEDTHVHLTTTDPAAHLDWTFGDDNVNNLTISRIDPKAEVANYEAEVLAKASETMNEEGLAFVKEDLASPCTEEIAVFKAFANVVENHQDEVIIIDTAPTGHTLLLLDATEAYHREISRSQGDIPPAVSNLLPRLRDASYTSVAIVTLPEATPVYEASRLQEDLHRAGLSVDWWVVNQTFSSIYTTSPTLIQKQQAETKWLKEVRSISNNQFVAIPWVKTPPVGTQGLHELKGEKIK
- the arsD gene encoding arsenite efflux transporter metallochaperone ArsD; translated protein: MKKIHIYEPAMCCSTGLCGPSIDPELLRMSFIMNNLKKTNIEAERFNLTNEPNAFVENEAINQLLVSEGMDALPATFVDGELLCKGIYPTNEQFSQWSGLSEDELLQKPKVRLSLKGDA
- the arsC gene encoding arsenate reductase (thioredoxin), with amino-acid sequence MTNTLYFLCTGNSCRSQMAEGWAKKLLPTNWTVKSAGIEAHGVNPNATKAMAEVGVDISNHTSDLIDFETLNNATLVVTLCGDAADKCPMTPPHVRREHWGFEDPAKATGTDEEKWAVFQNVRDAIGKRIEQFVAEELK